CTTGCGATTCAACGCGCGATAACCGATGTCGCGGCGATACTGCATGCCGTCGAACGCGATCTGGTTGATCGTTTCATAAGCCACCGACTGCGCGCTGCGCACCGAGTCCGCCAGCCCCACCACGCACAGCACGCGGCCGCCCGAGGTGGACAGCTTGCCGTCGGCGAGCGTGGTGCCTGCATGGAACGTGACCGAATCCGCCGTTTCCGCCGGAATACCGTTGATACGGTCGCCCTTGCGCGGTGTGTCCGGGTAGTTGTGCGCGGCAAGCACCACGCCGAGCGCGGTGCGGCGGTCCCATTCCAGCTCGACCGTATCCAGCGTCCCGGCGATAGCCTGCTCGACCACCTTCGAGAAATCGCCCTTCAGGCGCGCCATGATCGGCTGCGTTTCGGGGTCGCCCATCCGGCAGTTGAATTCGAGCGTCTTCGGGTTGCCTTGCGCGTCGATCATCAGACCCGCGTACAGGAAGCCGGTGAAGCGGATGCCTTCCTTCTCCATGCCGCGCACGGTGGGCAGAATGATTTCGCGCATCACGCGCGCATGCAGTTGCGGCGTGACGATCGGCGCGGGCGAGTAGGCGCCCATGCCGCCGGTGTTCGGGCCCTGGTCGGCATCGAGCAGGCGCTTGTGGTCCTGGCTCGACGCGAGCGGCAGCACATGCTTGCCGTCGACCATCACGATGAAGCTCGCTTCCTCGCCGGCGAGGAATTCCTCGATCACGACGCGCGCGCCGGCATCGCCGAGCTTGTTGTCCGACAGCATCATGTCGACCGCGGCGTGCGCTTCCTCCAGCGACTGCGCGACCACCACGCCCTTGCCGGCGGCGAGGCCGTCGGCCTTGATCACGATCGGCGCGCCCCTGGCGTCCAGATACGCGTGCGCGGCGGCGACGTCGGCGAAGGTTTCGTACTCGGCCGTCGGAATCGCATGGCGCTTCATGAAGGCCTTCGCGAAGTCCTTCGAGCTTTCGAGCTGGGCGGCTTCTTTGGTCGGCCCGAAAATCTTCAGACCGCGCGAGCGGAACAGATTGACGATACCTGCCGCCAGCGGCGTTTCCGGCCCGACCAGCGTGAAGGCGATCTGCTCCTTCTCGACGAAATCGGCGAGCGCGGCCGGCTCGGTGATGTCGACGTTGCGCAGGCGTTCGTCCTGCGCGGTGCCGCCATTGCCCGGCGCCACGTAGACGAGCTGGACCCGCGGCGATTGCGCGAGCTTCCATGCGAGCGCATGTTCGCGACCGCCGGAACCGACGACGAGTAACTTCATGTGAATCCCCGAGACTTAAAAACCATAAACGGCTGAGGCAACCCGCTCAGCCGTGCAATAACAGCCAGTTCGCGATGCGCGGCGCGCATTGCCCGCGCACGCTCATTCGTCGGCGATCGCGGCGTTTGTGTAGACTTCCTGCACGTCGTCCAGATTCTCCAGCGCGTCGAGCAGCTTCTGCATTTTCAGCGCGTCGTCGCCGGTGAATTCGACTTCCGTCTGAGGTTTCATCGTGACCTCGGCCAGTTCGGCCTTGAAGCCCGCGGCTTCGAGCGCGGCCTTCACCTTCGGGAAATCGTTCGGCGGGCACAGCACTTCGATACTGCCGTCTTCGTTCGTGACGACGTCGTCGGCGCCGGCTTCGAGCGCGGCTTCCATCAGTTTGTCTTCCGCCGTGCCGGGTGCGAACAGGAACTGGCCGACGTGATCGAACATGAACGACACCGAGCCGTCCGTGCCCATGTTGCCGCCGTTCTTCGAGAACGCGTGACGCACTTCCGCGACGGTGCGGGTGCGATTGTCGGTCATGGTGTCGACGATCACCGCCGCGCCGCCGATGCCGTAGCCTTCGTAGCGGATTTCTTCGTAGTTTGCGCCGTCCACACCGCCCACACCGCGCTGGATCGCACGGTTGACGTTATCTTTCGGCATGTTGGCGTCGTACGCCTTTTCGACGGCGAGCCGCAGACGCGGGTTCGAGTCGATGTCGCCGCCGCCCATGCGCGCCGCGACCTGGATTTCCTTGATGAGCCGCGTCCAGACCTTGCCGCGCTTGGCGTCGGCCGCTGCTTTCTTATGCTTGATGTTGGCCCATTTCGAATGACCCGCCATACCTTTCTCCATCGCGCGCGCCGCTCTGGCGCACGCATAGTGCCATTGTCGTTGCGATGCTGGGGCGCTTGCGCGTGAGTCGCGAATGCGCGCCGTTGCGCCTTGATGTCTAACCGTCTGGGGTTCGCCGCCCGCTTGAGGCGCGCCGCGCCGGGTGGTCGCACCGGTTGATCGCGCAGTTGAGTCGCTCTTTGACTCGCTCATTGAGCGGATTCGAATTTTATCACGCCGGGGCCGGGCGGCCGAGGGGAGATGGCGCGAAATGGGCGGGGCGGACAGCGTTTGCGGGCATCTCCGGCGACTTAATGCACGTCCGGGATGGCGGCATCATGTGCAAAAGTAAACATTTTTGTTTATATTTTGCTTTGTGTTCATGGACACAGGAGGGCCGGTGAAGCAAAGCGAGTTCAGACGATGGCTCGCTGACCAGGGAGCGACTTTCGAACAAGGCAGCAAGCATTGCAAATAAAGGCAAGCCCCGCGAGGGGCTTCGTCACCGCCCGACGTTTCACCCGTGCACGGACTTTTGGAGAGTTATTTATGTTTCGCTATCCAGCCCGCATCGAAGCGGACGAAGCTGGTTTTACCGTGTCGTTTCGCGATATTCCGGAGGCGTTGACGTCCGGCGCGACGCTTGACGAAGCGCGCGAGATGGCGGCCGACGCGCTCGCGACGGCGATGGATTTTTACTTCGAAGATAAGCGCCAGGTGCCCGTGCCGTCGAAAGCGCGGCGGGGCGAGGAGGTCATCGAGCTGCCCGCCAGCCTGGCGGCCAAGGTGCTGTTGCTCAACGAAATGCTGGCCCAGAAGGTGACGCCTTCCGAGCTGGCGCGGCGCCTGCACACGCGCGCGCAGGATATCCAGCGGGTGATCGATCTTGGCCACGTGACCAAGATCGATACGATCGCGTCCGCGTTCGCGGCGCTCGGCAAACGGCTCGAACTGTCGATCGTGCCGGCATAAGTGAAAATCAGCTGAAAATCAGGCAACCACGAAAAAAATCGACGCGGGCGGCGCGACCTTATCTCGCGCCGCACGGTGACGCTTCCATCATCCCGTCAGTTCTTCGTCCCGAACAACCGGTCACCGGCATCGCCGAGACCCGGCACGATGTACGCGTGTTCGTTCAGATGCGAATCCAGCGAGGCCACGTACAGCTTGACGTCCGGGTGCGCGTCCTGGAACACCTGCACGCCTTCGGGCGCGGCCACCAGCGCGAGGAACATGATGTTCTCGCCGGCCACGTTGCGGCGCTTGAGCACGTCTACCGCGTGCACGGCCGAATAGCCGGTCGCGACCATCGGGTCGCACAGAATGAACGTGCGGTCTTCCAGGTCCGGCAGGCGCACCAGATACTCGACCGGGCGATGGTCCTCCGCGCGGTACACGCCGATGTGACCCACCCGCGCCGACGGCACCAGTTCCAGCAGTCCGTCCGACATGCCGATGCCGGCACGCAGCACCGGCACGATCGCGAGCTTCTTGCCGGCGATCACCGGCGCGTCGATATCGACGAGCGGCGTGGTCAGGCGGCGCGTGGTCATCGGCAGGTTGCGGGTGATTTCATAGCCCATCAGCAGCGTGATTTCGCGCAGCAGTTCGCGGAACGTGCGGGTCGAGGTGTCCCGGTCGCGCATATGCGACAGCTTGTGCTGGATCAGCGGGTGATCGAGGATGAATAGATTGGGAAAACGGCTGTCCTGGGTCATGGCGGGGGCGCAAACGGCGGCTAGAGGGATCGGGGATCCGGGGATCGTTCCGGCGCGCCGCCGCCGGCCGAAGCGGGCTGGCGGACGCGCCACGGCGCAAGTTTACCGAAAGAGCGCCGCGCGACATACCGGAGATTGCAGCGTCCCGGCGCAGTCCGGCACCGATTCTTCTAGAATCGGGGGATTCCGCCGCGCGCGTCGATCGTCGAGGATCGTCAGGCATTGTCAGCCTTCAGGTCTGGGCCCGCGCGCCGCCACCATCACGAGGACACGCACATGGACATGGGAATCGCCGGACGCACCGCGCTGGTCTGCGCGGCCAGCAAGGGCCTGGGGCGCGGCTGCGCGGAAGCGCTCGCCGCCGAGGGCGTCAACCTGACGATCGTCGCGCGCACCGCGGAGACGCTCGAGGCGACCGCCGCCGAGATCCGCAAGCAGAGCGGCGTGGAAGTGCGCACGGTGGCCTGCGACATCACCACGCCCGAAGGCCGCGCGGCGGCGCTCGCCGCGTGTCCGCAGCCGGACATTCTGGTCAACAACGCGGGCGGGCCGCCGCCGGGCGATTTCCGCGACTTCTCGCACGAGGACTGGATCCGCGCGCTGGAAAGCAACATGCTCACGCCGATCGAACTGATCCGCGCGACCATCGACACGATGAGCGCGCGCGGTTTCGGGCGCATCGTCAACATCACGAGTTCGGCGGTGAAGGCGCCGATCGACGTGCTGGCGCTGTCGAACGGCGCGCGCTCGGGGCTGACGGGTTTCGTCGCGGGCCTCGCGCGCAAGGTCGCGCCGACCGGCGTGACGATCAACAACCTGCTGCCGGGCATCTTCGACACCGACCGCATCGCCGTCACTTTCGACGCGCAGGCCAAGGCGCAAAACATTTCCGTCGACGACGCCCGCAAGCAGCGCATGAAGACGATTCCCGCGGGCCGCTTCGGCACGCGCGACGAATTCGGCCGCGCGTGCGCGTTCCTGTGCAGCGCGCATGCGGGCTACATCACCGGCCAGAACTGGCTGATCGACGGCGGGGTGTATCCGGGCACGTTCTGACCGGTCGCGTTCCGGGCGCGTAAGTGTCCGGCGCGGCTTCGCGGTTTGCGCCTTGATAGGTCTTAGGGCTGGATAGCTTCACAGCTTCACGGCTTCGCAGAAAGTTTCACCGACAACTTCCCGGTTCCACGGCAGCGCCGCCGCCGGCAGTTTCATCCTCACTACAACAACGACAATCACAACGGTTTCAGGAGTCTTACGTCATGAGTACCCGCATTGCCCTGATCGCGCACGATCACAAGAAGGACGACATCGTCAAACTGGCCGGCGAGTACGTCGATACGCTGCGGCGTTGCGAGATCGTCGCGACCGGCACGACCGGCGGACGCATCGCCGACACGCACGGCCTGACGGTCGAGCGCATGCTGTCGGGCCCGCACGGCGGCGATCTACAGATCGGCGCGCAGCTCGCGGAAGGCCGCGTGGACATGGTGATCTTCCTGCGCGACCCGATGACGCCGCAGCCGCACGAACCGGACATCAACGCGCTGGTGCGCGCCTGCGACGTGCACAACATCCCGTGCGCGACCAATATTTCCACCGCGCGCATGCTGCTCGACGCGCTGACCTTGCGCGTGAGCCAGCAGGTTTGAGACGGCAGGTCTGAAGCGGAAGCGCCCAGGCGGCGCGTCCGGCTGCTCACGCAACAACACCATCAAGGAGACGTAATGGTCAAAGCAATCCGATTCGATAAAACCGGCGGCCCGGAAGTCATGAAATGGGTCGACGTCGAGGTGGGCGAGCCGGGCGCGGGCGAGATCCGCATCCGCCAGACGGCGGTCGGGCTGAACTATATCGACGTCTATTTCCGCACCGGTCTGTATCCGCTGCCGCTGCCCGGCGGGCTCGGCATGGAGGCCGCCGGCGAAGTGACGGCGGTCGGCGCGGGCGTGACGGACCTGAAGGCGGGCGACCGCGTCGCCTATGTCGCGCGGCCGCCCGGCGCCTACACGCAGGAACGCGTGCTGGCCGCCGCGCAGGTGGTGAAGGTGCCCGACGCGCTGACCGACGAGCAGGCCGCGTCGGTGATGCTGCAAGGCTTGACCGCGCAGTATCTGCTGCGCCGCACGTATCCGGTGAAGGCCGGCGACACGATCCTGATCCAGGCCGCGGCGGGCGGCGTCGGGCTGCTGGTGTGCCAGTGGGCGAAGGCGCTGGGCGCTACGGTGATCGGCACCGTCGGCTCGGATGAAAAGGCGGAGATCGCGAAAGCGCACGGTTGCGACCACGCGATCGTCTACACGCGCGAGAACTTTACGAAGCGCGTGCGCGAAATCACCAACGGCGCGGGCGTGCCGGTGGTGTACGACTCGATCGGCAAGGACACGTTTGCCGCGTCGCTCGACTGCCTCGCGCCGCTCGGTATGTTCGTGAGCTTCGGCAATGCGTCGGGGCCGTTGCCGCCGATCGATTCGTCCGAGTTCGCGGGGCGCGGCTCGCTGTTCTTCACCCGTCCGACGTTGTTCACCTATATCGCGAAGCGCGGCGATTACGAGGCGATGTCGAAGGAACTGTTCGACGTGCTGGTGTCGGGCAAGGTGAAGACGAGCATCAACCAGCGCTATGCGCTCGCGGATGTCGGTCAGGCGCACGCGGACCTGGAAGGGCGCCGCACGACGGGGTCGACGATTCTGTTGCCGTAATCGTCGTTCGCAGGGTGGGGCCGCTTACTTCGCGGCCACGTTGGGACCGCTGGCTGCATCGCCGGTGGAATCCGCGGCGGGCGCGGCGCTCGCGCCACCCGTCGCCGCCGCGTTGCGCTCCTTCAACCGGTCGATCCGTCCATTCACGACGGCCTTCAGGAACGCCTCCGGGAAACCGTCCGCCATCGTCCAGCTATTGCCGCTGCCGACGAACACGAACTCCCCGCGCACCTTCGTCACCGCCGGCGCGCCGACGATCGCCATCAGATCGTCGCGATAGTCGATCGCCACCGGGCACGACTGACGGCCGTCGGCGACCGTCTTGCAATCGGCGCTCGGCACGACGTCCAGCACGCTCTCGGCGAGCGTCGGCGGAAGATCCTCGCCTTCCTTGCGCACCAGCGCCGGGCCATGCGTCTGCTCGTCGAACTTCGCGAGCGCGGCCTTGATCGCCGACTCCATGTTGTCGCGGCCGACCGGTTTGCCGAACGTATTGTTCAACGCAGCCGCGTCATAGCGCGACTGAATGTACTCGGGCGGGAAGGCCTGCACCGCGAACTTGTCCTTGTCGTCCGGCGTACGGAGCACCATGTAGCCGATCGCCTCCTTCTCGGCACCGTCGCCGATATCGGCGAGACAGCCACGCGAATGATCCTTGCTGTCATAACCGACCTCGCGATGATTGCGCACGGCCGGCATGCCGCCTTTCGCGAGCATCTGCGCGCCGGCCATGCTCTTCAGCGCGCCTTCGAACAGGAGCGAGTGCAGCGCCGCCGTGGTGGACGACGCCGTGCAACCCGGCGTCGAATCGGGCATGAGCGCATAAATGCCGAAGCCGCCCAATATCGCCGCGACCACGCCGAAATTGATCAGCAGACTTCTTTTCGCTTTCTTTTTGCGCAAGTCGGCCAGCGCATGCAAACGCGCGTCGATACGCGGATCGATCTCGCGAATAAACAGCAATATCGCCAGCCGTTTTTCGATATCGACGCTATTGTCTTCCGACCATTGCAAGGTCTGAAGCGTGGCTTTTTCCTCGATATCCCGATCCGTATACTTTTCGGCGATCAGCCAGTCCAGCATGCGCCTCACCGTTGCCGGTTCGAATTGAATCTCCGGATGCGCGATCAGCCGCTGACGTACCGTTTCGGCAGGTTCCGCCTCGATATATTCCTTGAATTCCAGAATGGCCAGCATGGTCAGGCGATCGTCTTCGGGCGTTTCGGTCCCGTTAAGGCCTTGCTGGTTATCCTGGTTATTCTGGGTATCAGTATCGGTTGTCATATCGGGCGTCGTTATTGAATGGAATATCGGCGCGTCATTATGCGCGAACGATTCGCCGTCTGACCAGAGTTAATTCTTCCCAATGCGTATTCCCACCACCTGATCGGCATTCGCCGATTTAAATCGCCCGGCCGAATGGATCGCGTGACCGGAATGCCGATTCAGGTTCTTTCGTTTACGCAATTTTTACATCGCGCCTCGACTCTTTGACCAGCCCTTTACGCGGTTCGGCATAACGTTCCATCCATCCAAAGTCCGTGAATGGAGAACAAAAATGGATGTGCTGTATGTCGGGGGGCTGGTGCTGTTTTCCGCGCTGACCTTTGCATTGATTGCCGGCTGCGAGAAGTTGATGCAGTTCCGTCGTGGGCAGGGAGCGCGGTCATGAGCTGGATTCTCTGGTTGTCCGGCGCCGCCACCGCGCTGCTGTTTATCTACCTGGTCTATGCGCTGTTGCGCGCGGAGGACATTGAATGAACGCGAACAATGTCCTGCAAGCCGGACTCTTCATCGTCGTGCTGCTGGTCGCCGCGGTGCCGATGTCCCGCTACCTGAGCGCCGTGATGGACGGCAGCTCGCGCGTCGTGCGCGTGGGCGGTCCGCTCGAACGTCTGCTGTACCGAATCGCCGGTGTCGATCCGTCGGCGGAAATGGGCTGGAAGCACTACGCGATCGCGACGATCGCATTCAACGTGCTCGGCGTGCTGTTCCTGTACGCGCTGCTGCGCGTGCAGCAATGGCTGCCGGGCAATCCGCAGCAGTTCGGCCCGATGACGGTGGACGGCGCGTTCAACACCGCCGTCAGCTTCGTCACCAATACGAACTGGCAGGACTACACGCCCGAGCAGACCGTCGGCTATCTGACGCAGATGCTCGGCCTGACCGTGCAGAACTTCCTGTCCGCGGCCACCGGCATCGTGGTGGTGATCGCGCTGATTCGCGGCTTCGCGCGTCACACCGCGCAAACCATCGGCAACTTCTGGGTCGACATCACGCGCGTGACGCTGTACGTGCTGTTGCCGATGGCGGCGATCGTCGCCGCGTTGCTGATGAGCCAGGGCGTGGTGCAGAACTTCAAGGCCTATCAGGACGTGCCGACCCTGCAGACCACCACCTACGCCGCGCCGAAGCTCGACGCGCAAGGCAATCCGGTGAAGGACGCGAAGGGCAATCCGGTCACGGTCGATACGCCGGTGAAAACGCAGACCCTCGCGATGGGTCCGGTCGCGTCGCAGGAAGCGATCAAGATGCTCGGCACCAATGGCGGCGGCTTCTTCAACGGCAACTCGGCGCATCCGTATGAAAACCCCACGCCGTTCTCGAACTTCCTGCAGATCTTCTCGATCCTGATCATCCCGGCGGCGCTCGCGCTGGTGTTCGGCCGCATGATCGCCGACCGCAAGCAGGGCGTGGCGGTGCTCGCGGCCATGACGATCGCGTTCGCGGCCTGCGTGTTCGGCGAGATAACCGCGGAGCAAGGCGGCAATCCGGCGATCGCCGCGCTGCACGTCGATCAATCGGCCAACGCGCTGCAATCGGGCGGCAACGCCGAGGGCAAGGAAACGCGCTTCGGCATCGCGCAGTCGGGCATCTTCACGGTCGCGACCACGGCAGCCTCGTGCGGCGCGGTCGCCAATACGCACGATTCGCTGACGCCGATCGGCGGCCTCTATCCGATGCTGCTGATGCAACTGGGCGAGGTGATCTTCGGCGGCGTCGGCTCCGGCATGTACGGGATGCTCGTGTTCGCACTGCTGGCCGTGTTCGTCGCGGGCCTGATGATCGGCCGCACGCCGGAATACGTCGGCAAGAAGATCGAAGCGTACGAAATGAAGATGGTATCGATCGTGGTGCTGCTCACGCCGCTGCTGGTGCTGGTGGGCACGTCGATCGCGGTGTTGACCGACGCGGGCAAGGCCGGCATCGCCAACCCCGGCGCGCACGGCTTCTCCGAAATCCTCTACGCGTTCAGCTCGGCCGCCAACAACAACGGCAGCGCGTTCGCCGGCTTGACCGTGAGCACGCCGTTCTACAACTGGCTCACCGCGATCGCGATGTGGTTCGGCCGCTTCGGCACGATCATCCCGGTGCTCGCGATCGCCGGTTCGCTGGCGGCGAAAAAGCGCATCGGCGTCACGGGCGGCACGCTGCCCACGCATGGCCCGCTGTTCGTCGTGCTGCTGCTCGGCACGGTGCTGCTGGTCGGCGCGCTGACCTATGTGCCGGCGCTCGCGCTCGGTCCGGGTGTCGAACATCTGATGATGATGGGCGCGCATTGAGCCGCCCGTCGAAATCACATGAATGAACCGCGACTGAACAGGCGCAAACGGGAAATTCGAGGATTCAATGACTGAACATAATGCAACCAGGTCCATGTTCGATCCGGCGCTGCTGCGCCCGGCGATCGTGGACTCCTTCAAGAAGCTCACGCCGCGCACGCAATTCCGCAACCCGGTGATGTTCTGCGTGTACGTCGGCAGCATTCTGACCACCATTCTGTGGATCGCCGCGCTCGGCGGCCAGGCCGAGGCGCCCGCAGGCTTCATTCTCGCGGTCGCGTTGTGGCTGTGGTTCACGGTGCTGTTCGCGAACTTCGCGGAAGCGCTCGCCGAAGGCCGTTCCAAGGCTCAGGCGGCGTCGCTGCGCAGCGCGAAGAAAGACGTGATGGCCAAGAAGCTCAACGAGCCGCATCCGAAATCGCCGATCCGCATCATGACCGCCTCGGACCTGCGCAAGGGCGACGTCGTGCTGGTCGAAACTGGTGACGTGATCCCGGCCGACGGCGAAGTGATCGATGGCGTCGCCTCCGTCGACGAATCGGCGATCACCGGCGAATCCGCGCCGGTGATCCGCGAGTCGGGCGGCGACTTTTCGTCGGTGACGGGCGGCACGCGTGTGCTGTCCGACTGGATCGTCGTGCGCGTCACGGCCAATCCGGGCGAGGCGTTCCTTGACCGCATGATCGCGATGGTCGAAGGCGCGAAGCGTCAGAAGACGCCGAACGAAATCGCGCTGACGATCCTGCTGGTCGCGCTGACGATCGTCATGCTGCTCGCCACCGCGACGCTGCTGCCGTTCTCGATGTTCTCCGTCGAAGCGGCCAAGGCCGGACACGTGGTGACGATCACCGCGCTGGTCGCGTTGCTGGTGTGTCTGATTCCGACCACCATCGGCGGCCTGCTGTCGGCGATCGGCGTGGCCGGCATGAGCCGCATGATGCAGGCCAACGTGATCGCCACCTCCGGCCGCGCGGTGGAAGCCGCCGGCGACGTCGACGTGCTGCTGCTCGACAAGACCGGCACGATCACGCTCGGCAACCGTCAGGCGTCGCAGTTCGTGCCCGCGCCGGGTTTGACCGAGGAAGCGCTCGCCGACGCCGCGCAACTGTCGTCGCTCGCCGATGAAACGCCGGAAGGCCGCAGCATCGTCGTGCTGGCCAAGCAGCGCTTCAACATCCGCCAGCGCGACATGGCGTCGCTGCAGGCGACCTTCCTCGCGTTCACCGCGCAAACGCGGATGAGCGGCGTGGACTTGCACGGCCGCGAAATCCGCAAGGGCGCGGCCGACGCGGTCAAGCATTACGTCGAAGCCAACGGCGGCCGCTTCCCGAACGAAGTCAGCAACGCGGTGGCCGAAGTCGCGCGGCGCGGCAGCACGCCGCTGGTGGTCGCCGAGAAGGGCGAGCAGGGCGCGCGCGTGCTCGGCGTGATCGAGCTGAAGGACGTGGTGAAGGGCGGCATCAAGGAACGCTTCGCCGAACTGCGCAAGATGGGCATCAAGACGGTGATGGTGACGGGCGACAACCGCCTGACCGCCGCCGCGATCGCCGCCGAGGCGGGCGTCGACGATTTTCTCGCCGAAGCCACGCCGGAAGCGAAACTCGCGACGATCCGCGCGCACCAGGCCGAAGGCCGCCTTGTCGCGATGACCGGCGACGGCACCAACGACGCCCCGGCGCTCGCGCAGGCCGACGTCGCGGTGGCGATGAACACGGGCACGCAGGCGGCCAAGGAAGCGGGCAACATGGTCGACCTCGATTCGAATCCGACCAAGCTGATCGAGATCGTCGAAATCGGCAAGCAGATGCTGATGACGCGCGGCTCGCTCACCACCTTCTCGATCGCCAACGACGTCGCCAAATACTTCGCGATCATTCCGGCCGCGTTCGCCACGACCTACCCGGCGCTGAACGCGCTGAACGTGATGCATCTGGCCACGCCGGCCTCGGCCATCATGTCGGCGGTGATTTTCAACGCGCTGATCATCGTGCTGCTGATTCCGCTGGCGCTCAAGGGCGTGCGCTATCGCGCGCTCGGCGCGGCGGTGCTGCTGCGTCGCAATCTGCTGGTCTACGGGCTGGGCGGGATCATCGTGCCGTTTATCGGCATCAAGCTGATCGATATGGTGCTGGCCGCGTTCGGCTGGGTTTGAATACCGCCGGGCGTTCGCGGCAAGACCTGACAAGGAATACCCATCATGAAAAATCTGTTCCGTCCATTGCTGGTGATCTTCGCGGTGCTGACCGCGCTCACCGGACTCGCTTACCCCGCGGTGATGACCGCCGTCGGCCAGGCCGCGTTCCGCGATCAGGCCA
The sequence above is a segment of the Paraburkholderia sp. D15 genome. Coding sequences within it:
- the kdpB gene encoding potassium-transporting ATPase subunit KdpB codes for the protein MTEHNATRSMFDPALLRPAIVDSFKKLTPRTQFRNPVMFCVYVGSILTTILWIAALGGQAEAPAGFILAVALWLWFTVLFANFAEALAEGRSKAQAASLRSAKKDVMAKKLNEPHPKSPIRIMTASDLRKGDVVLVETGDVIPADGEVIDGVASVDESAITGESAPVIRESGGDFSSVTGGTRVLSDWIVVRVTANPGEAFLDRMIAMVEGAKRQKTPNEIALTILLVALTIVMLLATATLLPFSMFSVEAAKAGHVVTITALVALLVCLIPTTIGGLLSAIGVAGMSRMMQANVIATSGRAVEAAGDVDVLLLDKTGTITLGNRQASQFVPAPGLTEEALADAAQLSSLADETPEGRSIVVLAKQRFNIRQRDMASLQATFLAFTAQTRMSGVDLHGREIRKGAADAVKHYVEANGGRFPNEVSNAVAEVARRGSTPLVVAEKGEQGARVLGVIELKDVVKGGIKERFAELRKMGIKTVMVTGDNRLTAAAIAAEAGVDDFLAEATPEAKLATIRAHQAEGRLVAMTGDGTNDAPALAQADVAVAMNTGTQAAKEAGNMVDLDSNPTKLIEIVEIGKQMLMTRGSLTTFSIANDVAKYFAIIPAAFATTYPALNALNVMHLATPASAIMSAVIFNALIIVLLIPLALKGVRYRALGAAVLLRRNLLVYGLGGIIVPFIGIKLIDMVLAAFGWV